The Bradyrhizobium guangxiense genomic sequence CCCTGAAACAAAGCGGCGTCCCGCAAGGCTGCGGGACGCGCTTCGGAAGCGAGACCTTACACCACATCACGACTTGTCACTTCGAAGGATTGCGTCGTGCTTATTTCGATGCGGTGGTCTTGTTTTCCATATTGACGACCTGCACGCGGCGGTTGACCTCCGCCATCGGCTGGCTCGGGTCTTTCAGCTTGCTCTTGCCGTAGCCGACGGTGACGAGGTCGGTCGCGGAGATGCTGTACTTGTCGACGAGGTAGCGCTTGATCGCATCCGCGCGGCGTTCCGACAGGTCCTGATTGTAGGCTTCGCCACCGGCGGCGTCGGTATGGCCGGCAACCACGAAGGTGGAGCCCTTCAGGTCCGGGCTGGTCAGAGCGCGACCGAGCGCCTGCACTGAGGGCATCGACTTGGTGCTGATATTGGCGGAGTTGTAGTCGAAGGTGATTTCGAGATCGATGTTCGGCTTGTCCTTGGCGACCGAGGCGATCTCCTCGCGCTCGGTCGACGACAACGAACGCGTCGAGCGGCCGCGGACCGACTGGATCAACTTGGTCTCCGCCGCGTTCGGCGCGGGATCGGCCTGCGGGGCGATCGAGAGGCCGCGGGTCAGGGGCTTCTTCGGCGCCGGCGCCAGCGCGCGGACGATGTCGTCCTCGGTGATGTTCTTGCTGTTGCCGTCGTCGCCGGCGAAAGCGGGCAAGGCCGACAGCGACAGGGCGGCGCCGAGAGTGATGACGGACAGGATCGCGGTAAGTCCCTTTGCAGCCGATTTCATAGCCAGTCCCTCCTGCGCAGCCAGCTCGCGCGGTTCGAAAATTTCTGCAATGAGCCCTCCTGAAAAGGCCGCCTGCGGCATCCGTCGGTTAGTCTTCCCTGGGTCGCCAAGGGTTCGAGGCGCCGCCTGCCTCAACTCAAAAAAATACTAGCGCACTCCGTAGCTTGCGAATTCCTGAACGATGTTCGGATCCATCGCCTTGGCATTGGCGATGTCGAGTGCTCCTTCCTGGGCGGAGCCGTTGCGCTGCTTGGCGAGGCCGCGGCCGTAGAGCGAGGAGGTCAGGCGCGGATTGATCTTCAGGGCTGCATCGAAATCGGCGATGGCATTCTTGACCGCCCCCGATTTCAAGTTGACGAGCCCCCGGCTGTCCAGCGCATCGACGAAGTTCGGCCGCAGCCGTAGCGCCTCGTTGCAATCCTTCAGCGCGCCCTGGAGGTCGCCGACCACGGTGCGGGTCCAGCAGCGGTTGTTCAGCGCCTCGACATCCTTCGAATTGATCCGGAGCGTGTCGTCGAAATCCTTGATGGCGAGGTTGTAGGCGCCCTTGCTGGCATAGACCTGGCCGCGCCGGTACAGCGCGTTCACGTCGTCCGGGTTGGCGGCAATCTTGGTGGTCAGGCTCTTGATCGTGGGATCGTCAGCCAGGGCGGCGGCGCTCGGTCCGCTGTCCGTGCTCGGCGCCGGAGTGGTCTCGATCGGTTTCACCGGCGGTGGCGGTGGCGGCAGGGCGGCCTCGATCTGGGGTTTCGGCGTGGGAGCCGGCGCAGGGGCCGGGGGTGCCGGCGGAGGCGCGGGTGCCGCAGCGGTGTCGGCCGGCTTCGGCGGCGGAGGCGGTGTTAGCGGCGCGGGCGGTGCCGGCGGCGGGTTGTTGGCGACGACCGGTGGCGGTGCCGGAGGCGCCGGCGGCGGCGTTGCCGGTGTCGGACGCGAACCGCCGGCTCCCGGGCTGAACGAGAAATCTTCGGCCAGCGAAGAAGATATCCACGGTACCTGCTCGCCGCGGGAAGCCCTCGTGACGCCCATCTTGGTGCGGTTCAGCGTCTCCTCGGCCATCAGGTCGGGGACACGGATTTCCTTCAGAAGTTCCTGGACGAACAGGCTGTGATCGCCGCCCGCGTCCGAGACCACCGAGGCCAGCGCCGCCGAATACATCACCAGCGTGCCGTTCGGCGCGATGACCGGGGTCAGGCCGGCCGAGAAGCTGCGGAACCGGCGTTCGAACGGATTGCGCCTGGAGGCGTCGATCAGCGCAATCTTGACGCCGGCGCCGCGGGTGTTGAGCTCGCCGAGCACGGTCTCGAGGCTGAAACCGTCGCGGCGCACGTCGGATTCCGTCCAGATCTGTGCGTCGACCGGCAGCATGTAGCTCTGGCGCGCCGACTGGATGCCGAAGCCGCTGAAGAACACCAGCGCCACCGATCCCGGCTTGATCTTGGCGTAGAGCTTGTCGAAGGCGCGGCGCATGCCGTCGCCGGTCAGATTCTCCCCGATCTCGACCGCAAAGCCGTCGCGCTTGAGCTCGTCGGCGACGTCACGCGCGTCATTGATCGGTTCCTTCAGCGGGGCATCCGCATCCGGATATTTGGCATTGCCGATGACCAGCGCGAAACGGTCACCGGCCGCTAGCGATGGCGCTGTCGGGACGAGCGAGATGAGCAAGGGCAGAAGAAGAAAGAAGCGAATTTTCATAATCAGCGCGGTCCAGCCAAAAAGGCGCCGTTCCCAGCTTGCGCCGCGGCGACCTTAACTTACGCTTGTTGCATTATCAAACCAGGGACGGGGGGCGTCAACCGCTTGGAAATTCGGTATTATCGCGACGATTGACCGCAACGCCCGGGTGCGCCGCAAGGGGAATAAATGGGGC encodes the following:
- a CDS encoding OmpA family protein — translated: MKSAAKGLTAILSVITLGAALSLSALPAFAGDDGNSKNITEDDIVRALAPAPKKPLTRGLSIAPQADPAPNAAETKLIQSVRGRSTRSLSSTEREEIASVAKDKPNIDLEITFDYNSANISTKSMPSVQALGRALTSPDLKGSTFVVAGHTDAAGGEAYNQDLSERRADAIKRYLVDKYSISATDLVTVGYGKSKLKDPSQPMAEVNRRVQVVNMENKTTASK
- a CDS encoding caspase family protein produces the protein MKIRFFLLLPLLISLVPTAPSLAAGDRFALVIGNAKYPDADAPLKEPINDARDVADELKRDGFAVEIGENLTGDGMRRAFDKLYAKIKPGSVALVFFSGFGIQSARQSYMLPVDAQIWTESDVRRDGFSLETVLGELNTRGAGVKIALIDASRRNPFERRFRSFSAGLTPVIAPNGTLVMYSAALASVVSDAGGDHSLFVQELLKEIRVPDLMAEETLNRTKMGVTRASRGEQVPWISSSLAEDFSFSPGAGGSRPTPATPPPAPPAPPPVVANNPPPAPPAPLTPPPPPKPADTAAAPAPPPAPPAPAPAPTPKPQIEAALPPPPPPVKPIETTPAPSTDSGPSAAALADDPTIKSLTTKIAANPDDVNALYRRGQVYASKGAYNLAIKDFDDTLRINSKDVEALNNRCWTRTVVGDLQGALKDCNEALRLRPNFVDALDSRGLVNLKSGAVKNAIADFDAALKINPRLTSSLYGRGLAKQRNGSAQEGALDIANAKAMDPNIVQEFASYGVR